Proteins encoded by one window of Blautia argi:
- a CDS encoding AI-2E family transporter → MKFRWNKKYLYWGMTAFAVVCASLLFYFVIFRMHVLFNGIRKIISIMMPVICGAVIAYLLIPVVNFQERKIFRYLKEKKHVVLEKNYKRVVRYLCIATSLLFAFFIIYSLLSMVVPSILDNIISIINDSPRYVQNIRHWLESILKDNPEWQDIVFDYLNRYSPKVETFLNTEVLPQVKAILQSLTTGVFGTLVFIKNLLIGLIISVYLMAGKEEFVTQSKMLVYALFDTERANTIIRGFRFTHKTFGGFINGKIIDSVIIGILCYIGTSLIGTPYKLLVSVIVGVTNVIPFFGPYLGAIPSAFIILMVNPMHCLYFLIFILILQQFDGNILGPKILGDSTGLSSFMVIVAILLFGGLMGIPGMIIGVPLWAVMVAGVRHFRNHELRKKSMPTDEKAYENIRYIDPRTLQPVSFEEQEEVKKIQDPKE, encoded by the coding sequence ATGAAATTTCGTTGGAATAAAAAGTATCTGTACTGGGGAATGACGGCTTTTGCGGTTGTCTGTGCCAGCTTGTTGTTTTATTTTGTGATTTTCCGTATGCATGTATTGTTTAATGGTATTCGGAAAATTATCAGCATTATGATGCCCGTTATCTGCGGTGCAGTCATTGCCTATCTTTTGATTCCTGTGGTGAATTTTCAGGAAAGAAAGATTTTTCGGTATTTGAAAGAAAAGAAACATGTGGTATTGGAAAAAAACTATAAAAGAGTTGTGAGATATCTTTGTATTGCTACCTCTTTATTATTTGCATTTTTCATTATATATTCTCTTTTGTCCATGGTTGTACCGAGCATTTTAGATAATATTATCAGCATTATCAATGATTCACCACGATATGTCCAGAATATTCGCCATTGGCTGGAATCAATATTAAAGGATAATCCAGAGTGGCAGGATATTGTTTTTGACTATCTGAACCGATATTCTCCAAAAGTGGAAACCTTTTTAAACACAGAGGTGCTTCCCCAAGTAAAAGCAATCCTTCAATCCCTGACAACCGGCGTGTTTGGAACCCTGGTATTTATTAAGAATCTGCTTATTGGACTGATTATTTCGGTGTATTTAATGGCAGGAAAAGAAGAATTTGTTACGCAGTCTAAAATGTTGGTGTATGCCCTGTTTGATACAGAACGAGCAAATACAATTATAAGGGGATTTCGCTTTACGCATAAAACCTTTGGCGGATTTATCAATGGAAAGATTATTGACTCTGTTATTATCGGGATTTTGTGTTATATTGGAACCTCTCTTATCGGTACCCCATATAAGCTGCTGGTCAGCGTTATTGTAGGTGTGACCAATGTGATTCCATTTTTTGGTCCCTATCTTGGAGCTATTCCGAGTGCGTTTATTATTTTAATGGTAAACCCTATGCACTGCCTGTATTTCCTGATTTTTATTCTGATTCTACAGCAGTTTGACGGAAATATTTTAGGACCGAAGATTTTAGGGGATTCCACAGGATTGTCCAGCTTTATGGTAATTGTGGCAATTTTACTTTTCGGAGGTCTTATGGGAATTCCCGGAATGATTATCGGCGTACCTTTGTGGGCGGTTATGGTGGCAGGAGTCAGGCATTTCCGTAATCATGAATTACGAAAAAAATCTATGCCTACAGACGAAAAGGCATATGAAAATATTCGATATATTGACCCCAGGACACTACAGCCGGTAAGTTTTGAAGAGCAGGAGGAAGTGAAAAAGATACAGGACCCGAAAGAGTGA
- a CDS encoding FAD-dependent oxidoreductase, protein MDSIWANSCKLEKRPSLKGEIETEIAIIGGGMTGVLTAWQLQKSGKKAVVLERYSVGSGQTGNTTAKITSQHGMCYANMIEKYGTAKARQYALANENARKEYMRIIQTENIDCNFETVCSYVYGKSAGRLEEEIRAAKSLGLPAELSREHLTLPFPVWGAVKFRNQAQFHPLKFLSALTQDLTIYENTPVKRAEGHMLTTPEGQVKAENIIFACHFPFVNIPGLYFARMHQERSYVLALENAPLPNGMYIGAEKNSYSFRSFGSCLLLGGEGHRCGENDEASRYQRLRKRAEQWFPKSREICCWSAQDCVTADSIPYIGKFSAGKEDWYVATGFQKWGMTTSMAAAMLLRDEICRIPNPNREIFSPQRFPIKDMDFFLSDGLRSAKELVRPFLKNPQLTAKDLMPGHGGIVTHEGKKIGIYKDEQGHVYAVKIRCPHLGCQLSWNPDEKSWDCPCHGSRFDYRGKLLNGPAQTPI, encoded by the coding sequence ATGGATTCTATTTGGGCAAATTCTTGTAAACTGGAAAAAAGACCTTCCTTAAAAGGTGAAATTGAAACAGAGATTGCCATTATCGGAGGTGGTATGACCGGAGTCCTGACTGCATGGCAGCTTCAAAAGTCCGGGAAAAAGGCAGTTGTACTGGAACGCTATTCTGTCGGAAGCGGACAAACAGGAAATACCACTGCAAAAATCACTTCACAGCATGGTATGTGTTATGCAAACATGATAGAAAAATACGGAACTGCTAAAGCAAGACAATATGCTCTTGCCAACGAAAATGCCAGAAAAGAATATATGCGCATAATCCAAACAGAGAACATAGACTGTAATTTTGAAACCGTCTGTTCTTATGTATACGGAAAAAGTGCAGGGAGATTAGAGGAAGAGATACGGGCGGCCAAAAGTCTGGGACTTCCTGCAGAGCTTTCCAGAGAGCATCTGACTCTGCCTTTCCCGGTCTGGGGTGCGGTCAAATTCCGCAACCAGGCACAGTTTCACCCTTTGAAATTCCTGTCTGCCCTGACACAGGATCTGACCATTTACGAAAATACTCCTGTGAAGAGGGCAGAAGGGCATATGCTCACAACTCCGGAAGGACAGGTAAAAGCAGAAAACATTATATTTGCCTGCCATTTTCCCTTTGTGAATATTCCGGGGCTGTATTTTGCCAGAATGCATCAGGAGCGCTCTTATGTTCTGGCGTTGGAAAATGCACCGCTTCCAAATGGTATGTATATCGGGGCAGAAAAGAACAGCTATTCCTTCCGAAGCTTTGGAAGCTGCCTGCTCTTAGGCGGAGAGGGACACCGCTGTGGTGAAAATGACGAAGCTTCCCGGTATCAGAGGCTTAGAAAGAGAGCAGAGCAATGGTTTCCAAAAAGCCGGGAAATTTGCTGCTGGTCTGCACAGGACTGTGTAACAGCTGATTCTATCCCCTATATCGGAAAATTCTCTGCCGGAAAAGAAGACTGGTACGTGGCAACCGGCTTTCAAAAGTGGGGCATGACCACATCTATGGCTGCAGCCATGCTTCTGCGGGACGAAATCTGCCGGATTCCCAATCCCAACCGGGAAATTTTTTCACCGCAGCGCTTTCCCATAAAGGATATGGATTTTTTCCTGTCAGACGGGCTTCGTTCTGCAAAGGAGCTGGTAAGACCTTTTTTGAAAAATCCTCAGCTTACTGCCAAGGATCTTATGCCCGGACATGGGGGCATTGTCACACATGAAGGAAAGAAAATCGGCATTTACAAAGATGAACAGGGACATGTCTATGCCGTCAAAATCCGTTGTCCTCATCTGGGCTGTCAGCTTTCCTGGAATCCAGATGAAAAAAGTTGGGACTGTCCCTGCCATGGCTCCAGATTTGATTATCGCGGAAAACTTTTAAATGGGCCTGCACAAACCCCTATTTAA
- a CDS encoding tyrosine-type recombinase/integrase yields MAKPITYREQEKIENTVKLREFLTELPPYVKDYFRAKEPTTSDKTRLSYAYDLRVFFRFLQLTNPALKEKSMADISVQDLSLLEPVDFEEFEEYLKAYKTTDNRLETNSRTGIARKMSCLRSFYDYLCKRQLLQTNPVRLVDMPKIKEKAIIQLDPDEVANLLDHIENYGKQLTGVQLYHYNKQKCRDIAIITLLLGTGVRVSELVGLNIGDVDFKNNGIRILRKGGNEMIVYFGTEVEQALQDYLEISRNAITPVAGHEEALFLSGQRKRISVDAVEKMVKKYASAVSVKTITPHKLRSTYGTALYRETGDIYLVADVLGHADVNTTKKHYAKLSDERRRSASKAVVLREKPD; encoded by the coding sequence ATGGCAAAGCCAATTACATACCGTGAACAGGAAAAAATTGAAAATACAGTAAAGCTCCGTGAATTTCTTACAGAGCTTCCCCCATACGTCAAGGATTATTTCCGCGCCAAGGAACCTACGACCTCGGATAAAACCCGTTTGTCCTATGCATATGACCTTCGTGTCTTTTTTCGCTTTTTGCAGCTTACCAATCCCGCTTTAAAGGAAAAATCCATGGCTGATATCTCTGTTCAGGATTTATCCCTTTTAGAGCCTGTGGATTTTGAGGAATTTGAGGAATATTTAAAAGCCTATAAAACCACGGATAATCGTCTGGAAACCAATTCTCGTACAGGAATTGCAAGAAAAATGTCCTGTTTACGTAGTTTTTATGATTATTTATGCAAACGTCAGCTTTTGCAGACGAATCCGGTACGTCTGGTTGATATGCCGAAAATCAAAGAAAAAGCCATTATCCAACTGGACCCTGATGAGGTCGCAAATCTTCTGGATCATATTGAAAATTATGGAAAACAGTTGACTGGCGTTCAGCTTTATCACTATAACAAACAAAAGTGCCGGGATATTGCAATCATTACTCTCCTGCTTGGAACAGGCGTTCGTGTATCTGAACTGGTGGGATTAAACATTGGTGATGTAGACTTTAAAAACAATGGTATTCGGATTCTGCGAAAAGGCGGAAACGAAATGATTGTATATTTTGGTACTGAGGTGGAACAGGCATTACAGGACTATCTGGAAATTTCCAGAAATGCCATTACCCCGGTTGCAGGTCATGAGGAGGCACTCTTCCTCTCCGGACAGAGAAAGCGTATCAGTGTGGACGCAGTGGAAAAAATGGTGAAGAAATACGCTTCTGCTGTTTCCGTTAAAACCATTACCCCTCACAAGCTGCGAAGTACTTATGGTACAGCCCTTTACCGGGAAACCGGGGATATTTATCTGGTAGCTGATGTTTTGGGACATGCTGATGTCAATACCACGAAAAAGCACTATGCCAAATTAAGTGATGAGCGGAGGCGTTCTGCTTCAAAGGCTGTGGTGTTGCGTGAAAAACCGGATTAA
- the rbr gene encoding rubrerythrin, which produces MNMELKDSITKENLMRAFAGESQARNRYTIAASQAHREHMAALEAVFLFTANQEREHAEIFYKHLSPLAQHNISIDGNYPVDISGDIAQLLRFAEKNEMEEHDDVYRAFEEKAREEGFQDIAGSFHMIGEIEKIHGKRFGMLAELLEEKKLFVSEVETSWICLKCGHVYTGLQVPEKCPVCGHDRGYYLRLELLPCAVGNTL; this is translated from the coding sequence ATGAACATGGAATTAAAAGACAGTATTACCAAAGAAAACCTTATGCGCGCCTTTGCCGGAGAAAGTCAGGCACGAAACCGTTACACCATAGCAGCGTCCCAGGCACACAGAGAGCATATGGCTGCTCTAGAAGCGGTCTTTCTTTTTACGGCCAATCAGGAAAGAGAACACGCAGAAATTTTTTATAAACACCTCTCTCCTTTGGCGCAGCATAATATTTCCATTGACGGAAACTATCCCGTAGATATTTCCGGGGATATTGCGCAGCTTCTGCGTTTTGCAGAGAAAAATGAGATGGAGGAACACGATGATGTCTACCGTGCCTTTGAAGAAAAAGCCCGGGAGGAAGGATTTCAGGATATCGCAGGCTCTTTCCATATGATTGGAGAAATTGAGAAAATTCATGGGAAGAGATTCGGTATGCTGGCAGAACTTTTAGAAGAAAAGAAATTGTTTGTGTCAGAGGTAGAAACTTCCTGGATTTGTTTAAAATGCGGACATGTCTATACAGGGCTGCAGGTGCCGGAAAAATGCCCGGTGTGCGGTCACGACAGAGGATATTATCTCCGTCTGGAATTACTGCCATGTGCGGTGGGAAATACACTTTAG
- a CDS encoding PFL family protein, translating to MINMYEVNETNKMIAEENLDVRTITLGISLLDCIDSDLQQVNRKVYEKITGLARHLVETGDDISKEFGIPVVNKRISVTPIALIGGAACKTPEDFVSLAKTLDKAAKEVGVNFIGGYSATVCKGMTAADELLIRSIPEALASTERVCSSVNLGSTKTGINMDAVRLMGNIVRETAEATKEDDSLGCAKLVVFCNAPDDNPFMAGAFHGVTEADAVINVGVSGPGVVKKALEQVRGKNFEILCETIKKTAFKITRVGQLVAQEASRRLGIPFGIIDLSLAPTPAIGDSVADILHEIGVEYAGAPGTTAALALLNDQVKKGGVMASSYVGGLSGAFIPVSEDQGMIDAVVANALTIEKLEAMTCVCSVGLDMIAIPGDTKASTISGIIADECAIGMVNQKTTAVRIIPVIGKGVGETVEFGGLLGYAPVMPVNPYSCENFVNRTGRIPAPIHSFKN from the coding sequence ATGATTAACATGTATGAAGTCAATGAAACCAATAAAATGATTGCGGAAGAGAATCTGGACGTGCGTACCATTACCTTGGGCATCAGCCTTTTGGACTGTATTGATTCTGATTTGCAGCAGGTAAACCGCAAGGTCTATGAAAAGATCACAGGGCTTGCCAGACACCTGGTGGAAACCGGGGACGATATTTCCAAAGAATTTGGCATTCCGGTGGTAAACAAACGTATTTCCGTAACGCCCATTGCCCTGATTGGCGGCGCTGCCTGCAAGACACCAGAGGATTTTGTAAGCCTTGCAAAAACTTTAGATAAGGCGGCAAAAGAGGTTGGCGTCAACTTCATCGGCGGCTACTCTGCAACGGTATGTAAAGGTATGACAGCAGCAGATGAACTGCTGATTCGTTCCATTCCGGAAGCGCTTGCTTCTACAGAACGGGTCTGCAGCTCTGTAAACCTGGGTTCTACAAAAACAGGAATTAACATGGACGCAGTACGCCTCATGGGAAATATTGTACGGGAAACAGCCGAGGCAACCAAAGAAGACGATTCTCTCGGCTGTGCAAAGCTGGTGGTATTCTGTAACGCCCCCGACGACAATCCCTTTATGGCAGGGGCTTTCCATGGTGTGACAGAGGCTGATGCGGTGATTAACGTAGGGGTATCCGGTCCCGGCGTTGTAAAAAAAGCCCTGGAACAGGTAAGAGGTAAGAACTTTGAAATTCTGTGTGAAACCATTAAAAAGACTGCGTTTAAGATTACCCGTGTGGGACAGCTGGTGGCACAGGAAGCTTCCAGACGTCTGGGCATTCCTTTTGGCATTATCGACCTTTCCCTTGCACCTACACCGGCAATCGGGGACAGTGTAGCAGATATTCTCCATGAAATCGGCGTAGAATACGCAGGCGCACCGGGAACAACTGCAGCATTGGCTCTTTTAAATGACCAGGTGAAAAAGGGAGGCGTCATGGCGTCCTCTTATGTGGGCGGTTTAAGCGGCGCTTTTATTCCGGTCAGCGAAGACCAGGGTATGATTGACGCAGTTGTGGCAAATGCCCTGACCATTGAAAAGCTGGAAGCCATGACCTGTGTCTGCTCCGTAGGACTTGACATGATTGCCATTCCGGGAGATACCAAGGCGTCTACCATTTCCGGCATTATTGCAGACGAATGTGCCATTGGTATGGTAAATCAGAAGACCACAGCTGTGCGTATAATTCCGGTTATCGGAAAAGGCGTGGGAGAAACCGTAGAATTCGGCGGTCTTTTGGGATATGCGCCGGTTATGCCGGTAAATCCTTATTCCTGTGAAAATTTTGTAAACCGTACAGGAAGGATCCCGGCGCCAATCCACAGCTTTAAGAACTAA
- a CDS encoding MBL fold metallo-hydrolase has translation MNLCSIASGSSGNCIYVGSDTTSLLVDVGISGKRIEEGLRSIDHTTGDCDGILITHEHSDHIKGLGVISRKHKIPIYCTRGTMEAMQSMNSLGKMPEGLFHPIEADKTFQIGDLEVQPFSISHDAAEPVGYRVNHGTKSAGIATDLGFYDDYIVKNLAGLDVLLLEANHDVNMLQVGSYPYYLKQRILGNRGHLSNENAGRLLCRLLHDHMKAIFLGHLSRENNYEALAYETVCSEVTMGDNPWKSSDFKIAVAHREQVSDLVTV, from the coding sequence ATGAATCTGTGTAGTATAGCCAGCGGCAGCAGCGGAAACTGCATTTATGTAGGCAGTGATACCACCAGCCTGCTGGTAGACGTAGGAATCAGCGGAAAACGCATTGAAGAAGGATTGAGAAGCATTGACCATACCACAGGGGATTGCGACGGAATTTTAATTACCCATGAACACTCTGACCACATTAAGGGGCTTGGGGTGATTTCCAGAAAACACAAAATTCCCATTTACTGTACCAGAGGCACTATGGAGGCCATGCAGTCCATGAACAGCCTTGGAAAAATGCCGGAAGGACTCTTTCACCCCATAGAGGCAGACAAAACCTTTCAAATCGGAGATTTAGAGGTGCAGCCCTTTTCTATTTCCCACGATGCGGCAGAGCCTGTGGGCTATCGTGTCAATCACGGCACAAAATCTGCGGGCATTGCCACAGACCTGGGATTTTATGATGATTACATTGTAAAAAATCTTGCAGGACTTGACGTACTGCTTTTGGAAGCCAATCATGATGTCAATATGCTGCAGGTGGGAAGCTATCCCTATTATTTAAAACAACGTATTTTAGGCAACCGGGGACATCTCTCCAATGAAAATGCCGGACGGCTTTTATGCCGCCTTCTGCATGACCACATGAAAGCCATTTTTCTGGGCCATTTAAGCAGAGAAAATAATTATGAAGCCCTTGCCTATGAAACTGTATGCTCAGAGGTCACCATGGGGGACAATCCCTGGAAATCCTCAGACTTTAAAATTGCTGTAGCACACAGAGAGCAGGTATCGGATTTGGTAACTGTGTAA
- a CDS encoding ACT domain-containing protein gives MKKTIITVVGEDTVGIIARVCTYLAESNINILNISQTIVDGYFNMMMITDTSMSAKKLNVISEELEALGKEIGVVIRVQLEDIFTKMHRI, from the coding sequence ATGAAGAAAACCATTATCACCGTTGTGGGAGAAGACACTGTAGGAATTATTGCAAGGGTATGCACTTACCTGGCAGAAAGCAACATCAATATTCTGAATATTTCTCAGACCATTGTAGACGGATATTTTAATATGATGATGATTACAGATACCAGTATGTCTGCTAAAAAGCTGAATGTGATTTCTGAGGAACTGGAAGCTCTGGGCAAGGAAATCGGTGTGGTAATCCGCGTACAGCTGGAAGATATTTTCACAAAAATGCACAGAATTTAA
- a CDS encoding tRNA lysidine(34) synthetase — protein MKLQKLLSLTRKAVDEFQLIEEGDKIAVGVSGGKDSLAMLYALHGLMRFYPKSFTMEAITVDLGHPDFSLGKIENLCKELEVPFHVVKTDIAPIIFQERKESNPCSLCAKMRKGALNTEAKRLGCNKIAYAHHKDDIIETMLLSLIYEGRFHTFAPKTYLDRMDLTVIRPLLFVNEADVIGFKNMYHLEIEKSPCPVDGYTKRQYAKELVANLNRENPGAKERMFTAILNSNINGWHEVKHHK, from the coding sequence ATGAAATTACAGAAATTACTGAGTCTTACCAGAAAAGCGGTAGACGAATTTCAGCTTATAGAAGAAGGGGATAAAATTGCAGTTGGTGTTTCCGGTGGAAAGGACAGCCTTGCCATGCTTTATGCCCTTCACGGTCTTATGAGATTTTATCCAAAGTCATTTACCATGGAGGCCATTACCGTAGATTTGGGACACCCTGATTTTTCTCTGGGTAAAATCGAAAACTTATGTAAAGAATTAGAGGTTCCTTTTCATGTGGTGAAAACAGACATCGCGCCCATTATTTTTCAGGAAAGAAAAGAAAGCAATCCCTGTTCCCTGTGTGCGAAAATGCGAAAAGGCGCCTTAAATACAGAAGCAAAAAGACTGGGCTGCAATAAGATTGCCTATGCCCATCACAAAGACGATATCATAGAAACCATGCTGCTCTCTCTCATTTATGAAGGCAGATTCCATACATTTGCTCCCAAAACTTATCTGGACCGTATGGATTTAACCGTTATCCGCCCCCTGCTCTTTGTCAACGAAGCTGATGTCATTGGCTTTAAAAATATGTATCATCTGGAAATTGAGAAAAGCCCCTGCCCTGTAGACGGCTATACGAAGCGCCAGTATGCCAAAGAACTGGTGGCAAATCTGAACCGGGAAAATCCGGGTGCAAAGGAACGAATGTTTACTGCTATTTTAAACAGCAATATCAATGGGTGGCATGAAGTCAAACATCATAAATAG
- the dtd gene encoding D-aminoacyl-tRNA deacylase: MKLVIQKVSHAGVEIENGGMAEIKKGFLVLVGIGKEDTKETVDQYVKKMINLRIFADEQGKTNLSLADVNGEVLLVSQFTLYANCNKGNRPSFFDARNPQEAEELYKYMVEKVRESVPVVKTGRFGAYMKVSLVNEGPFTILLDENTFAK; the protein is encoded by the coding sequence ATGAAGCTTGTAATACAAAAGGTAAGTCATGCCGGAGTGGAAATAGAAAACGGCGGCATGGCGGAGATTAAAAAAGGATTTCTGGTGCTGGTAGGTATTGGTAAAGAAGATACAAAAGAAACGGTAGACCAGTATGTGAAAAAAATGATAAATCTTCGGATATTTGCTGATGAGCAGGGAAAGACGAACCTTTCTCTGGCAGATGTAAATGGAGAAGTTCTTTTGGTTTCCCAGTTCACTCTTTATGCAAACTGTAACAAGGGTAATCGTCCTAGCTTTTTTGATGCCAGAAACCCTCAGGAAGCAGAGGAATTGTATAAGTATATGGTAGAAAAAGTCAGGGAGAGTGTTCCGGTAGTCAAAACCGGAAGGTTTGGAGCATATATGAAGGTTTCTCTTGTAAATGAGGGACCGTTTACAATCCTGTTAGATGAAAATACGTTTGCAAAATAA